In a genomic window of Staphylococcus taiwanensis:
- a CDS encoding NAD(P)H-dependent glycerol-3-phosphate dehydrogenase — protein sequence MTKITVFGMGSFGTALSNVLAENGHTVLMWGKNEESVKELNEHHQNKRYLKDAKLDSSIKATSNLQEAVDFTDVYLMALPTKAMREVTSQIDSMINSKKTFIHVAKGIENETFKRVSEMIEDSISEAHNGGIGVLSGPSHAEEVVIKQPTTVAASSKDEKVSALIQDLFMNDYLRVYTNNDLVGVELGGALKNIIAVASGIVAGMGYGDNAKAALMTRGLAEISRLGEKLGADPMTFLGLGGIGDLIVTCTSTHSRNFTLGYKLGKGQTTEEALNEMNMVVEGINTTNSVYHLAKEQHVDMPITNALYKVLFEDKPVKDSVKDLMGRDKKAE from the coding sequence ATGACTAAAATAACTGTATTTGGTATGGGAAGCTTTGGTACCGCGTTATCTAATGTTTTAGCTGAAAATGGTCACACCGTTTTAATGTGGGGCAAAAATGAAGAAAGCGTCAAAGAATTAAATGAACATCATCAAAATAAACGTTATTTAAAAGATGCAAAATTAGATAGTAGTATTAAAGCAACGAGTAATTTACAAGAGGCTGTTGATTTTACTGATGTTTATTTAATGGCATTGCCAACTAAAGCTATGCGTGAAGTAACAAGTCAAATTGACTCTATGATTAATTCTAAAAAGACTTTCATTCATGTAGCTAAAGGTATTGAAAACGAAACTTTCAAACGTGTATCTGAAATGATAGAGGATTCTATTTCTGAAGCACATAATGGCGGTATTGGTGTCTTATCAGGCCCAAGTCATGCTGAAGAAGTTGTGATTAAACAACCTACAACAGTTGCGGCATCGTCTAAAGATGAAAAGGTAAGCGCACTTATTCAAGATTTATTTATGAATGATTATTTACGTGTGTATACAAATAACGATTTAGTTGGTGTTGAACTAGGCGGTGCTTTAAAAAACATAATAGCTGTTGCTAGTGGTATCGTAGCTGGAATGGGATACGGTGATAATGCTAAAGCTGCACTAATGACACGTGGCTTAGCTGAAATAAGTAGATTAGGAGAAAAATTAGGTGCAGATCCTATGACTTTCCTAGGTCTAGGGGGTATTGGTGACTTAATTGTTACTTGTACTTCTACTCATTCTCGTAATTTCACTTTAGGCTATAAATTAGGAAAAGGCCAAACTACTGAAGAAGCATTAAATGAAATGAATATGGTTGTCGAAGGAATTAATACAACTAATTCAGTCTATCATTTAGCAAAAGAACAACATGTAGATATGCCAATTACAAATGCATTGTACAAAGTTTTATTTGAAGATAAACCTGTTAAAGATAGTGTTAAAGATTTAATGGGGCGCGATAAAAAAGCTGAATAA
- a CDS encoding heptaprenyl pyrophosphate synthase subunit A, protein MERTLSILNRQINQRLKGINDYETIDINTHLSDLLDSYDIPENAKLACLTIDTSMKHLDEISHNKLSKKSILIGDLLSAHFYTLLANINDPAFQLAMSKAIVKSNELKSSLHHHASEVNDIYKMVIEIETIFPYITLSHFSSQTISEAAIFKQLFSNVESYYPSYLKNYNENDGYQFLQEIKQSYI, encoded by the coding sequence ATGGAAAGAACATTAAGCATATTAAATAGACAAATCAATCAAAGGCTTAAGGGAATTAATGACTATGAAACAATTGATATCAACACTCACCTAAGTGATTTATTAGATAGTTATGATATTCCTGAGAATGCTAAACTTGCTTGCCTCACTATCGATACTTCAATGAAACATCTTGATGAAATTTCACATAATAAATTATCAAAGAAGTCAATATTGATTGGAGATTTATTGAGTGCTCATTTTTATACATTACTAGCTAATATTAATGATCCTGCTTTTCAATTAGCAATGAGTAAAGCTATAGTTAAATCAAATGAATTAAAATCTTCATTACATCATCACGCTTCAGAAGTAAATGATATTTATAAAATGGTCATTGAAATTGAAACAATATTCCCATATATTACATTGTCTCATTTCAGTAGCCAAACTATTTCAGAAGCAGCTATTTTCAAACAACTTTTTAGTAATGTGGAATCATATTATCCATCTTATTTAAAAAATTATAATGAGAATGATGGCTATCAATTTTTACAAGAAATTAAACAAAGTTATATATAA
- the der gene encoding ribosome biogenesis GTPase Der, translating into MTKPIVAIVGRPNVGKSTIFNRVVGERVSIVEDTPGVTRDRIYSSGEWLTHEFNIIDTGGIEIGDAPFQTQIRAQAEIAIDEADVIIFMVNVREGLTQSDEMVAQMLYKSKKPVVLAVNKVDNPEMRGDIYDFYSLGFGDPYPISGSHGLGLGDLLDEVVKHFKEDVEDPYDDDTIRLSIIGRPNVGKSSLVNAILGEERVIVSNVAGTTRDAIDTEYSYDGQDYVLIDTAGMRKKGKVYESTEKYSVLRALKAIERSNVVLIVIDAEEGIIEQDKRVAGYAHEEGKAIVIVVNKWDTVDKDSNTMKKFADDVRNEFQFLDYAQIAFVSAKEGTRLRTLFPYINEASENHKKRVQSSTLNEVVTDAISMNPTPTDKGRRLNVFYTTQVAIEPPTFVVFVNDVDLMHFSYKRYLENQIRHAFGFEGTPIHIIPRRRN; encoded by the coding sequence ATGACGAAACCTATTGTAGCAATTGTAGGTAGGCCTAATGTTGGAAAATCTACAATTTTTAATAGAGTAGTAGGTGAACGTGTCTCTATTGTTGAGGATACGCCAGGTGTTACACGTGACAGAATTTATTCATCAGGCGAATGGTTAACACATGAATTCAACATTATTGATACTGGTGGAATTGAAATAGGAGACGCACCTTTTCAAACACAAATTAGAGCACAAGCTGAAATTGCTATAGACGAAGCAGATGTCATTATATTTATGGTTAATGTACGAGAAGGCTTAACTCAAAGTGATGAAATGGTTGCTCAAATGTTATACAAATCAAAAAAACCTGTAGTTCTAGCTGTAAATAAAGTCGATAATCCTGAAATGCGCGGAGATATTTATGACTTCTATTCATTAGGATTTGGAGATCCATACCCAATTTCTGGTTCTCATGGACTGGGTTTAGGGGATTTGTTAGATGAAGTTGTAAAACACTTTAAAGAAGATGTAGAAGATCCATATGATGACGATACGATTCGCTTATCAATTATTGGCCGTCCTAATGTAGGTAAATCTAGTCTAGTTAACGCTATCTTAGGAGAAGAACGCGTTATTGTGTCCAATGTTGCCGGTACAACCAGAGATGCGATTGACACAGAATATAGTTATGACGGTCAAGATTATGTATTAATCGACACAGCTGGTATGAGAAAAAAAGGTAAAGTATATGAATCAACTGAGAAATATTCTGTTTTACGTGCACTTAAAGCTATTGAGCGTTCAAATGTTGTATTAATTGTTATTGATGCAGAAGAAGGCATTATTGAACAAGATAAACGCGTAGCTGGTTACGCACATGAAGAAGGTAAAGCAATTGTAATAGTGGTTAATAAATGGGACACTGTCGATAAAGACAGTAATACAATGAAAAAATTCGCAGATGACGTAAGAAATGAATTCCAATTTTTAGATTACGCACAAATTGCGTTTGTTTCAGCTAAGGAAGGTACTCGATTACGTACATTATTCCCATATATTAATGAAGCTAGTGAAAATCATAAAAAACGTGTGCAAAGTTCTACTCTAAATGAAGTAGTAACTGATGCCATTTCAATGAATCCAACACCTACAGATAAGGGTCGTCGTTTAAATGTATTCTATACAACTCAAGTTGCTATTGAACCTCCTACATTTGTTGTTTTCGTAAATGACGTTGACTTGATGCATTTTTCTTATAAACGATATCTTGAAAACCAAATTCGACATGCATTTGGATTTGAAGGAACGCCTATTCATATCATTCCAAGAAGAAGAAATTAA
- a CDS encoding tetratricopeptide repeat protein encodes MEDIYKLIDDINLQKLDNLDTRVNEALGSNNDDALFILGETLYNFGLTPQGLEVFRTLYHKYPDESELLIYFIEGLMAENQTDEALEYLSQVELSTEKLMLEADLYQQINMTEVAIDKLTEARELEPNDPIIHFALAELLYFDGQYLRATREYEVVLDTGEYEVNGINLFARMADCALQSGNYSDAINLYDEINEDEMTSEDFFKKAIAYEKNDITQEAIKIMTSLLSKDPDFIQGYLYLQSLYENEKNYPDAIETGKEGLRLNQFYKELMVSTGSLEIEHGDANEGVSLLKQALEVDNAYHEPLLILSDLFRNEEDFEAIISLLSYVDEEDLDPVFMWHLAYAFGQEERDKEAQHFYELAYPTMKTQSAFLSDYYFYLIEIGYKEQAKSILNELIEIDPSNDTWQEEANRMDY; translated from the coding sequence ATGGAAGATATCTATAAATTAATAGATGATATCAATCTTCAAAAACTAGATAATTTAGATACACGTGTAAATGAAGCATTGGGTTCTAATAATGATGATGCCTTATTTATATTAGGAGAAACTTTATATAACTTTGGTTTAACGCCTCAAGGACTAGAAGTGTTCAGAACCCTATATCATAAATATCCTGATGAAAGTGAACTATTAATCTACTTTATTGAAGGTCTTATGGCAGAAAATCAAACTGATGAAGCATTAGAATATTTAAGTCAAGTTGAACTATCAACTGAAAAATTAATGCTAGAAGCTGATTTGTATCAACAAATCAACATGACAGAAGTTGCGATTGATAAACTTACTGAAGCACGTGAATTAGAGCCAAATGATCCAATTATTCATTTTGCTTTAGCCGAGTTGTTATACTTTGATGGACAATACTTACGTGCTACTCGTGAATATGAAGTCGTATTAGATACTGGTGAATATGAAGTAAATGGCATTAATTTATTCGCTAGAATGGCTGATTGTGCATTACAAAGTGGTAACTACAGTGATGCCATCAACCTCTATGATGAAATTAATGAAGATGAAATGACATCAGAAGACTTTTTCAAAAAAGCAATCGCATATGAGAAAAATGATATTACACAAGAAGCTATTAAAATTATGACTAGCTTGTTATCAAAAGACCCTGATTTCATTCAAGGTTATTTATATTTGCAATCACTATACGAGAATGAAAAGAACTATCCTGATGCAATAGAAACAGGTAAAGAAGGATTACGACTCAATCAATTTTATAAAGAATTAATGGTTTCCACTGGAAGTTTAGAAATAGAACATGGTGATGCAAATGAAGGTGTATCCTTATTAAAACAAGCGCTTGAAGTAGATAATGCCTACCATGAACCGCTTCTTATTTTAAGTGATTTATTCCGTAATGAAGAAGACTTTGAAGCAATTATTTCATTACTATCATATGTAGACGAAGAAGATTTAGACCCCGTATTTATGTGGCACTTAGCATATGCATTTGGACAAGAAGAGCGTGATAAAGAAGCACAACATTTCTATGAATTAGCTTATCCAACTATGAAAACGCAAAGTGCTTTCTTAAGTGACTATTATTTCTATCTAATTGAAATCGGATATAAAGAACAAGCTAAATCAATTCTTAATGAATTAATAGAGATAGATCCAAGTAACGACACTTGGCAAGAAGAAGCAAATCGCATGGATTATTAA
- a CDS encoding 3-dehydroquinate synthase produces MQLQTTYQSNNYPIIVEHQAFDELFDYIQEYDKVFLVIDEYVYFNFKDKFEPLLKTANTYKLTVPAGERMKTFVQYQETLEHLLSYHLTRNTCLVAIGGGATGDFTGFLAATLLRGVDFIQVPTTILAHDSSVGGKVGINSSHGKNLIGAFHRPKAVIYDLDFLYTLPYDEVLSGYAEVYKHALLTGQVAVEDIEKHFSTKEKLQSLEDIDQFIFKGIKTKLDIIVKDEKELNMRKYLNLGHTFGHAIEYKYKIPHGHAIMIGMIYQFIVANKLFNSQFDVEHYVNYAKQLHYPLDIIHQLQFNDMYEYMLTDKKNNGEGIQMVLLEDLGKPLVQHVEKSILINAFNELKSLIK; encoded by the coding sequence ATGCAATTACAAACCACATACCAAAGTAATAATTATCCAATTATTGTTGAACATCAAGCATTTGATGAACTATTTGATTATATTCAAGAATACGATAAAGTTTTTTTAGTCATTGATGAATACGTTTATTTCAATTTCAAAGATAAATTTGAACCTTTATTAAAAACTGCAAATACGTATAAGTTAACTGTACCAGCTGGCGAAAGAATGAAAACTTTCGTACAGTATCAAGAAACTTTAGAGCATTTATTATCATATCATTTAACACGTAACACGTGCCTCGTTGCAATTGGTGGTGGTGCTACTGGAGATTTCACTGGATTTTTGGCTGCAACACTATTAAGAGGTGTGGATTTTATTCAAGTACCTACTACTATACTCGCTCATGATTCAAGTGTAGGTGGTAAAGTAGGTATTAATTCTAGTCATGGTAAAAACTTAATTGGCGCATTTCATAGACCGAAAGCTGTTATATATGATTTAGATTTCTTATACACATTACCGTATGATGAAGTTTTGAGTGGCTACGCTGAAGTTTATAAACATGCCTTACTGACAGGTCAAGTAGCAGTAGAAGATATTGAAAAACACTTTTCAACAAAAGAAAAATTACAATCATTAGAAGATATAGATCAATTTATCTTTAAAGGAATTAAAACAAAGCTCGATATAATAGTTAAAGATGAAAAAGAACTTAATATGCGAAAATATTTAAATTTAGGTCATACGTTTGGACATGCTATCGAATATAAATATAAAATTCCACATGGCCACGCTATTATGATAGGTATGATTTATCAATTTATTGTTGCAAATAAGTTGTTTAATTCACAATTCGATGTAGAACATTACGTTAATTATGCGAAGCAACTTCATTATCCATTGGATATTATTCATCAATTGCAATTTAATGATATGTATGAATACATGCTGACAGACAAGAAGAATAACGGAGAAGGCATTCAAATGGTGTTACTTGAGGATTTAGGCAAACCGCTTGTTCAACATGTCGAAAAAAGTATTTTAATAAACGCTTTTAATGAACTTAAGAGCTTAATAAAGTAG
- a CDS encoding demethylmenaquinone methyltransferase: MADNNAKKEQVHTVFQNISKKYDRLNNIISFEQHKVWRKHVMKDMHVKVGSKALDVCCGTADWTIALSKTVGAHGEVTGLDFSENMLEVGKEKTKHMNNINLVHGDAMNLPFEDNSFDYVTIGFGLRNVPDYLVALKEMNRVLKPGGMVVCLETSQPTMPVFKQVYKLYFKFVMPIFGKLFAKSKEEYEWLQQSTFNFPDKEKLKRLFEQAGFNKIKIRSFTGGVAAMHLGYKQKSSTK; this comes from the coding sequence ATGGCTGATAATAATGCAAAGAAAGAACAAGTTCATACAGTCTTTCAAAATATTTCAAAAAAATATGATCGTTTAAATAACATCATTAGCTTTGAACAACATAAAGTATGGCGCAAACATGTGATGAAAGATATGCATGTTAAAGTGGGAAGTAAAGCACTTGATGTTTGTTGCGGTACTGCTGATTGGACGATTGCTTTAAGTAAAACTGTGGGTGCGCACGGTGAAGTTACGGGATTAGACTTTAGTGAGAATATGCTTGAAGTTGGAAAAGAAAAAACGAAACATATGAATAATATTAATTTAGTTCATGGAGATGCTATGAATTTACCATTTGAAGATAATTCATTTGATTATGTGACAATTGGTTTTGGACTACGTAATGTACCAGATTACCTTGTAGCACTTAAAGAAATGAATCGTGTGCTTAAACCAGGTGGCATGGTAGTATGTTTAGAAACAAGTCAACCTACTATGCCAGTCTTCAAACAAGTTTATAAATTATATTTTAAATTTGTGATGCCTATTTTCGGTAAATTATTTGCAAAATCTAAAGAAGAGTATGAATGGTTACAACAATCTACGTTTAATTTTCCTGATAAAGAAAAATTAAAACGATTATTTGAACAAGCTGGATTTAATAAAATCAAAATTCGTAGCTTTACAGGTGGCGTTGCTGCAATGCATCTAGGCTATAAACAAAAAAGTTCTACTAAATAA
- the aroA gene encoding 3-phosphoshikimate 1-carboxyvinyltransferase → MTNEQIIDIHGPLKGEIEVPGDKSMTHRAIMLSSLAIGKSIIYKPLLGEDCQRTIEIFKLLGVEISIEDEKIMINSPGYQNFKTPHQTLYTGNSGTTTRLLAGLLSGLGIKCVLSGDASIGKRPMDRVLKPLSLMGADIEGIDHNFTPLIINPASIQGIDYQMEVASAQVKSAILFASLFSKETSTITEIDVSRNHTETMFEHYHIPIEVSGKVIKTSSNAIQNIKANDFNVPGDISSAAFFIVAALITPGSDITIHNVGINPTRSGIIEIVEQMGGNIELLNVTQTSEPTASIRVRYTPNLKPVHIEGDVVPRAIDELPIIALLCTQAIGTSIIKDAEELKVKETNRIDTTADMLGLLGFDLQPTADGLIIRPSEFKMAATVDSLTDHRIGMMLAIASLLSSEPLTIRQFDAVNVSFPGFLPKLKLLENEG, encoded by the coding sequence GTGACGAATGAACAAATTATAGATATTCATGGTCCATTAAAAGGAGAAATTGAAGTTCCAGGTGATAAATCGATGACGCATAGAGCTATAATGCTCTCGTCATTAGCTATAGGTAAATCAATTATTTATAAACCTCTATTAGGTGAGGATTGCCAACGTACGATAGAAATTTTTAAATTATTAGGTGTTGAAATTTCTATCGAAGATGAAAAAATTATGATTAATTCTCCTGGTTATCAAAATTTTAAAACACCACATCAAACTTTATATACGGGTAATTCAGGGACGACTACGCGTTTACTAGCAGGATTACTTAGTGGATTAGGCATTAAATGTGTATTATCAGGTGATGCTTCAATAGGTAAACGTCCTATGGATAGAGTATTAAAGCCTTTATCATTAATGGGGGCAGACATTGAAGGAATTGATCATAATTTCACGCCTTTGATTATTAATCCCGCTTCAATACAAGGTATCGATTATCAAATGGAAGTTGCCAGCGCACAAGTGAAAAGTGCAATCTTGTTTGCAAGTCTATTTTCAAAAGAAACTTCAACAATAACTGAAATTGATGTTAGTAGAAATCACACAGAGACAATGTTTGAACATTATCATATTCCTATCGAGGTTTCTGGAAAAGTCATTAAGACTTCATCAAATGCAATCCAAAATATTAAAGCGAATGATTTCAACGTACCAGGAGATATATCTTCAGCTGCATTCTTTATTGTTGCAGCCTTGATAACACCTGGAAGTGATATTACAATTCATAATGTTGGCATAAACCCGACCCGTTCAGGTATTATAGAAATCGTTGAACAAATGGGAGGTAACATTGAGCTACTAAATGTTACTCAAACATCTGAACCGACTGCATCTATTCGCGTACGTTATACACCTAACTTAAAGCCTGTTCATATCGAAGGTGACGTTGTTCCTAGAGCCATTGACGAGCTACCTATTATAGCATTATTATGTACGCAAGCTATTGGTACAAGTATCATTAAAGATGCAGAAGAACTGAAAGTAAAAGAAACAAACCGAATTGATACAACTGCGGATATGTTAGGTTTATTAGGCTTTGATTTACAACCAACTGCCGATGGTCTAATTATTCGCCCTTCTGAATTTAAAATGGCAGCTACAGTTGATAGTTTGACAGATCATCGCATAGGTATGATGCTTGCTATTGCGTCACTTTTAAGTAGTGAGCCTTTAACAATTCGACAATTTGATGCAGTTAATGTATCGTTCCCTGGTTTCTTGCCTAAATTAAAACTTTTAGAAAATGAGGGATAA
- a CDS encoding polyprenyl synthetase family protein, whose amino-acid sequence MAKLNMNNEIKNVEKRLQQAIQSSDTVMREATFHLLSSGGKRVRPAFVILSSQFGPQKNTEDTYRVAVALELIHMATLVHDDVIDKSDKRRGRLTIVKKWDVTTAILTGNFLLALGLQHLSEIRDNRIHHIISNSIVDVCRGELFQFQDQFNSNQTITNYLRRINRKTALLIQLGTEVGAITSEADDTTVRKLKMIGHYIGMSFQIVDDILDFTSTEKKLGKPVGSDLMNGHITLPVLLEMRKDRTFKQQISKLNHHSSTKEFEPFIAHIKNSQSINEAKAISDKYLDKALTLIDQLEEPNAQNLFIKLIKKMGSRNV is encoded by the coding sequence GTGGCAAAGTTAAACATGAATAATGAAATTAAAAATGTAGAAAAACGCCTACAACAAGCTATTCAAAGTAGTGATACAGTAATGCGTGAGGCGACCTTTCATTTACTTTCTTCTGGTGGTAAAAGAGTAAGACCAGCTTTTGTCATACTCAGTAGTCAATTTGGTCCACAAAAAAATACTGAAGATACTTATCGTGTAGCCGTAGCTTTAGAATTAATTCATATGGCTACACTTGTTCATGATGATGTCATTGATAAAAGTGATAAACGTCGAGGTCGTTTAACTATCGTAAAAAAATGGGACGTTACAACTGCTATCTTAACTGGGAATTTCTTACTTGCTTTAGGGTTACAACATTTATCCGAAATACGTGATAATCGAATTCATCATATCATTTCAAATTCAATAGTAGATGTATGTCGAGGGGAGTTATTCCAATTTCAAGATCAATTTAACAGTAACCAAACGATTACAAATTACTTAAGACGTATTAATCGTAAAACTGCTTTATTGATTCAATTAGGTACTGAAGTTGGTGCTATTACGTCTGAAGCTGATGATACTACTGTGCGCAAACTTAAAATGATTGGACATTACATTGGTATGAGTTTCCAAATTGTTGATGATATATTGGATTTTACTAGCACTGAAAAGAAACTAGGTAAACCTGTTGGTAGTGACTTGATGAATGGGCACATTACACTTCCAGTTTTACTTGAAATGAGAAAAGATCGTACATTTAAACAACAAATTTCTAAACTTAATCATCATTCTAGTACTAAAGAATTTGAACCATTTATCGCACATATCAAAAATTCTCAAAGTATAAATGAAGCTAAAGCAATTAGTGATAAGTATTTGGATAAAGCATTAACGCTTATAGATCAATTAGAAGAGCCTAATGCTCAGAATCTGTTTATTAAATTAATTAAGAAAATGGGTTCCCGAAATGTTTAA
- the aroC gene encoding chorismate synthase gives MRYLTSGESHGPQLTVIIEGVPANLEIKAEDINTEMFKRQGGYGRGRRMQIEKDAVEIVSGVRNGYTLGSPITIVVKNDDFTHWRNIMGIAPISDEERDSMKRTITKPRPGHADLVGGMKYNHRDLRNVLERSSARETAARVAVGAVAKILLKQLDIQIYSRVVEIGGVKDKSLYDPEIFKQNIDKNDVRVIDESIAQKMRDKIDEAKKEGDSIGGVVQVMVENMPVAVGSYVQYDRKLDGRIAQGVVSINAFKGVSFGEGFKAAEKPGSEIQDEILYDSERGYYRGSNHLGGFEGGMTNGMPIVVNGVMKPIPTLYKPLNSVDINTKEDFKATIERSDSCAVPAASIVCEHVVSFEVAKALLEEFQSNHIDQLKEQIAERRRLNIEF, from the coding sequence ATGAGATATCTAACATCTGGGGAATCACATGGCCCTCAATTAACTGTAATTATTGAAGGTGTACCTGCTAATTTAGAAATTAAAGCAGAAGATATTAATACCGAAATGTTCAAAAGACAAGGCGGTTATGGCAGAGGACGAAGAATGCAAATTGAAAAGGATGCTGTTGAAATCGTATCTGGTGTGAGAAATGGTTATACACTTGGTAGCCCAATTACTATTGTAGTAAAAAACGATGATTTTACACATTGGAGAAATATTATGGGGATAGCACCTATTAGTGATGAAGAAAGAGACAGTATGAAACGTACAATTACAAAACCACGTCCTGGTCATGCTGATTTAGTTGGCGGAATGAAATACAATCATCGAGATTTAAGAAATGTTCTAGAACGTTCATCAGCTAGAGAAACTGCTGCTCGTGTAGCGGTAGGTGCAGTTGCTAAAATTCTTCTAAAACAATTAGATATACAAATATATAGCCGTGTTGTTGAAATTGGTGGAGTTAAAGATAAAAGCTTGTATGACCCAGAGATATTTAAGCAAAATATTGATAAAAATGATGTTCGTGTAATTGATGAATCAATTGCACAAAAAATGAGAGATAAAATTGACGAAGCAAAAAAAGAAGGCGACTCTATTGGTGGCGTCGTACAAGTAATGGTAGAAAATATGCCGGTAGCAGTTGGTAGTTATGTTCAATATGACCGTAAACTAGATGGTCGAATTGCTCAAGGTGTAGTTAGTATTAATGCTTTTAAAGGTGTAAGTTTCGGCGAAGGATTTAAAGCAGCTGAAAAGCCAGGCAGTGAAATTCAAGATGAAATCTTATACGATTCAGAAAGAGGATACTATAGAGGTTCAAATCATCTAGGTGGCTTTGAAGGTGGTATGACAAATGGTATGCCAATTGTAGTGAATGGTGTTATGAAACCTATACCGACATTATATAAACCATTAAATTCAGTAGATATAAATACTAAAGAAGATTTCAAAGCGACAATTGAACGTTCTGACAGTTGTGCTGTACCAGCTGCAAGTATTGTGTGTGAACACGTTGTGTCGTTTGAAGTTGCTAAAGCATTGTTGGAAGAATTCCAATCAAATCATATTGATCAACTTAAGGAACAAATTGCAGAACGCAGAAGACTCAATATTGAATTTTGA
- a CDS encoding HU family DNA-binding protein has translation MNKTDLINAVAEQADLTKKEAGSAVDAVFESIQNSLSKGEKVQLIGFGNFEVRERAARKGRNPQTGKEIEIPASKVPAFKAGKALKDAVK, from the coding sequence ATGAATAAAACTGACTTAATTAATGCAGTTGCAGAACAAGCTGACTTAACTAAAAAAGAAGCTGGTTCAGCTGTAGATGCTGTTTTCGAATCAATTCAAAACTCACTTTCTAAAGGTGAAAAAGTTCAATTAATTGGTTTCGGAAACTTTGAGGTACGTGAACGTGCTGCTCGTAAAGGACGTAACCCTCAAACAGGTAAAGAAATCGAAATTCCTGCAAGTAAAGTTCCAGCATTTAAAGCTGGTAAAGCATTAAAAGATGCTGTTAAATAA
- the ndk gene encoding nucleoside-diphosphate kinase yields the protein MERTFLMIKPDAVQRNLIGEIISRIERKGLKLVGAKLMTVPQSLAEEHYAEHTDKPFYGKLISFITSAPVFAMVVEGEDAVDVSRHIIGKTNPSEATPGSIRGDLGLTVGRNVIHGSDSVESAQREIGLWFKEDELSDYIATRDTWLYE from the coding sequence ATGGAAAGAACATTTTTAATGATTAAACCAGACGCTGTACAACGTAATTTAATTGGAGAAATTATTTCAAGAATTGAACGTAAAGGATTAAAACTAGTAGGTGCTAAATTAATGACAGTACCTCAATCATTAGCAGAAGAACATTATGCAGAGCATACAGATAAACCATTCTATGGTAAATTAATTTCATTCATTACTTCTGCACCAGTATTTGCAATGGTTGTTGAAGGTGAAGATGCAGTAGATGTTTCACGACATATCATCGGTAAAACTAATCCTTCTGAAGCTACACCTGGTTCAATTAGAGGTGATTTAGGTTTAACTGTAGGAAGAAATGTTATTCACGGTTCTGATTCAGTTGAATCTGCACAAAGAGAAATTGGTCTTTGGTTTAAAGAAGACGAATTAAGCGATTATATAGCTACAAGAGATACTTGGTTATACGAATAA
- a CDS encoding YpiB family protein, which translates to MNQTLIDMKQSYIEYALFHYHFKSRISVWILNYLKSSSNKLKQVHFVNETISNHQTLEIGLKGSNASAIKLVKNNHILMNTNEIFKYITAYDGTIDILIHFDSQEAVDVRLNDLIIQQLMYSSQYAAYLGNIYHLSIDSYKAHTLIEQLQQNIDLSLQMKDREQFYQLSQILNVFQAR; encoded by the coding sequence TTGAATCAAACACTTATAGATATGAAACAAAGCTATATTGAATACGCTTTGTTTCATTATCATTTTAAATCACGAATTAGTGTGTGGATTTTAAATTATTTGAAATCTTCATCTAATAAATTAAAGCAAGTTCATTTTGTAAACGAAACAATCAGTAATCATCAAACGCTTGAAATTGGTTTGAAAGGTTCAAACGCCTCTGCTATTAAATTGGTTAAAAATAATCATATACTTATGAATACTAATGAAATTTTTAAATATATCACTGCTTATGATGGAACGATAGATATATTAATTCATTTTGATAGTCAGGAGGCTGTTGACGTACGTTTAAATGACTTAATCATTCAACAATTGATGTACTCATCACAGTATGCTGCATATCTTGGTAACATTTATCATTTATCAATTGATTCATATAAAGCACATACGCTCATCGAACAATTGCAACAAAATATTGATTTAAGTCTTCAGATGAAAGATCGGGAACAATTTTATCAATTATCACAAATTTTGAATGTTTTTCAAGCACGTTAA